A window from Primulina huaijiensis isolate GDHJ02 chromosome 13, ASM1229523v2, whole genome shotgun sequence encodes these proteins:
- the LOC140991821 gene encoding uncharacterized protein yields MEAAGAVMVSSSSTFLLSPKTHINFISNPLKNHPLSSSSSFPRFSRLLKTCLFRPCALTVGEAVYNSSPTETSTSKEMLPKIDKSGRFCSPRAARELALMILYAACLDGSDPVRLFEKRLNFRRESGYEFDKASILTYDHMSFGGPPVTAQTTEEAEELLRIDQKESDNEAEVLSAPPKLVYSKLILCFTRKLLVAVVEKWDSNVLAIEEVAPLNWKNEPAGRILELSILHLAMSEISFLGTRHQIVINEAVDLAKRFCDGAAPRIINGCLRTFVQKNSGGDGEVISSFKIKLNR; encoded by the exons ATGGAAGCAGCCGGGGCTGTAATGGTCTCCTCCTCTTCTACGTTTCTGTTGTCTCCTAAAACCCACATCAATTTCATCTCCAATCCCCTCAAGAACCATCCTTTATCCTCCTCCTCTTCTTTCCCAAGGTTCTCCCGCCTGCTTAAGACATGTCTTTTCCGCCCCTGCGCCCTGACTGTTGGTGAAGCTGTTTACAATTCATCTCCTACCGAAACTTCTACTTCTAAAGAAATGCTGCCCAAAATTGATAAAAGCGGCAGATTTTGCAGCCCCAGAGCAGCCAGGGAACTCGCCTT GATGATTCTGTATGCTGCTTGTTTAGACGGGTCCGACCCAGTTCGCCTCTTTGAGAAAAGATTGAATTTCAGAAGAG AATCTGGGTATGAATTTGACAAAGCTTCTATACTGACGTACGATCACATGAGCTTTGGAGGTCCTCCGGTCACTGCTCAGACAACTGAAGAAGCTGAAGAACTATTGAGAATTGATCAAAAGGAGTCTGACAATG AAGCGGAAGTTCTTTCAGCACCCCCAAAGTTGGTGTACAGCAAATTAATTTTGTG CTTCACTCGAAAACTTTTGGTGGCGGTGGTAGAGAAGTGGGACAGTAACGTGCTTGCTATTGAGGAAGTTGCACCCCTTAATTGGAAG AATGAACCCGCTGGTAGAATTCTGGAGCTCTCCATTCTTCACTTAGCAATGTCTGAAATTTCATTTCTTGGGACAAGGCATCAAATAGTCATTAACGAG GCTGTAGACCTTGCAAAACGTTTCTGTGATGGGGCTGCTCCTCGCATAATAAATGGTTGCCTGCGGACTTTTGTCCAGAAAAATAGTGGTGGTGATGGTGAAGTCATCAGCAGTTTCAAAATCAAGCTGAACAGATGA